Part of the Bacteroidales bacterium genome is shown below.
CATGTGATGAAATAAAGCCATATAATCCTCCACATTTATTATTGACCAGGTGAATATGTTCTTTTAAATTCAAGTTGTGACATGGCCTATAGCGCTGAAAAACGTTTTTAAACAAATGAACGGATGCTTGATCGGTTACAGTAATAAGGAAAATACCCCCTAATAAGATAATCCAACCGTGTCGAGGATATTTTTTAAATATCAACCAAATAAAAAACATATAAAAAGGAATCCATACATATTTATTGCTTACATACCAGAAGAAGACATCAGCCCACGAAGTATGATAACGATTAATCCATAAAAATAAAGTTATGTCTACATATTCTAGCCATTGAAGCATATTTATTCATTTAAGAGTTTCCACAAAGTATCTTTCAGCTGCATCAAACCTTCTCCAGTACGACTAGAAATAAACACCGGATTAAATTCAGATAATTCCAACTGCCACTTTCTTCTCTTGAAATTATCCAGCAAATCCGCTTTTGAAACAGCAATTAGTCTTTTTTTTAATAATAGAGATGGATTATACAAGTCAAGTTCGTTTAACAAAACATGGTAATGATGAATCGGATTTTCAAGATCTGCCGGGATGAGAAAAAGCAAAATACTATTTCTTTCAATATGGCGAAGAAAACGAAGACCCAAGCCCTTTCCTTCATGAGCTCCTTCTATAATACCAGGTATGTCGGCCATCACAAACGAAAAATAATCGCGATAAGGTACTACACCTAGCTGAGGAACAAGAGTCGTAAAAGGATAGTCAGCGATCTTAGGTTTTGCAGCTGAAAGTACAGAAAGCAAAGTAGATTTACCTGCATTAGGAAACCCTACCAACCCTACATCAGCAAGTAATTTGAGTTCGAAAACAAACCAACCTTCTTGTCCTTCTTCACCAGGCTGGGCAAAACGTGGAGTTCGTAAAACAGGACTTTTAAAAAAATCATTTCCTTTACCACCTCTACCTCCTGGCAACAAAATAAATTCTTCACCATCTTTATTAATTTCACCAACTAATTCATTGGTTTCTGCTTTTTTAACTACCGTACCAACGGGAACTTCAATGACTTTATCCTCTCCACTAGCACCTGCTTTTCTTGCGCCAGACCCTGACTCACCATCCCCAGCAATGATATGTTTGGTATATCGAAGATGAAAAAGAGTCCATAGTTGTGCATTACCACGGACAATTACGTGACCTCCTCTTCCACCATCACCTCCATCGGGTCCTCCGCGTGGATTTTTTCGTGTCCTGATAAAATGAACCGCTCCCGCTCCCCCTTTACCACTGCGGCAATAAATACGTATGTAATCAATGAAATTGCTTTCGCTCATACTCCTCTAGTTCCTCCTGAATATGACTGCTTATTTCAGCAAAAACCTCTTCGATAGTCTTGTTTCCATCTATTTCTTTTAAAATATTCTTTTTTCGATAATAATCAATAACTGGTTGCGTATGTGAATAATACACTAACAGTCGATTCTTCGCTACAAATTCATTGTCATCTTCTCGTCCTGATACCTGAGCTCTCTTAAGTATGCGTTGAATCAAAACTTCTTCAGGTACATCAATGGCCAATACGAGATGTATCTGGTACCCTTTTTTCTGAAATACTTTATCTAACATTATAGCTTGATAGAGAGTTCGAGGAAACCCATCAAAAATAATTCCTCTTACTTTTTCATGCTTTCGAGCAAATTTCCAAACTTCCTTTAATATCATATCATCCGGAACGAGAAGGCCCTGTTGGGTAAATTTGAGAAATTTTTGGCCCGCTACTGTACCTTTTCGTATTTCTTCGCGAATAAGATCACCAGTAGATAAATGAATAAAATGAAAATGCTCTTTAATAATTTGTGCCTGAGTCCCTTTACCACATCCTGGAGGACCTAACAAAACTAAATTAAACATCACTTAAGATTCTTAAATGTTTTGTTAATCATAACTCTCAAATCTTCAAAGACTTCTTCTTCACTTCTGCTTGCGTCGACGGTTTTAAGCAAATTACGCTTTTGGTAATATTCTCTGAGGACGGAAGTTCTCTCTTCAAATTCTTCCATACGGTGAATAATAATTTCCGTTGACATATCGTAAATTCGAGCATTAGGAGTTTTTGACCGTGCAGTAAGACGTTTAATGTTTAACAACGTTGGTGATTGAAACTCAATGACACAAGACACCTTACTACCAAGTTTTTGTAAAAAGCCATCCAAAATATAAGCTTGTGAAATGGTAAGAGGAAAACCTTTAAATATGAAACCC
Proteins encoded:
- a CDS encoding phosphatase PAP2 family protein, which translates into the protein MLQWLEYVDITLFLWINRYHTSWADVFFWYVSNKYVWIPFYMFFIWLIFKKYPRHGWIILLGGIFLITVTDQASVHLFKNVFQRYRPCHNLNLKEHIHLVNNKCGGLYGFISSHAANSTAFATYVFLWLMRQIRRKKIFFFTLLLYVFLIGYSRIYLGQHYPFDVIGGMTVGAIVAIFFYYLTKKKLIPLVK
- a CDS encoding adenylate kinase, yielding MFNLVLLGPPGCGKGTQAQIIKEHFHFIHLSTGDLIREEIRKGTVAGQKFLKFTQQGLLVPDDMILKEVWKFARKHEKVRGIIFDGFPRTLYQAIMLDKVFQKKGYQIHLVLAIDVPEEVLIQRILKRAQVSGREDDNEFVAKNRLLVYYSHTQPVIDYYRKKNILKEIDGNKTIEEVFAEISSHIQEELEEYERKQFH
- the obgE gene encoding GTPase ObgE, whose protein sequence is MSESNFIDYIRIYCRSGKGGAGAVHFIRTRKNPRGGPDGGDGGRGGHVIVRGNAQLWTLFHLRYTKHIIAGDGESGSGARKAGASGEDKVIEVPVGTVVKKAETNELVGEINKDGEEFILLPGGRGGKGNDFFKSPVLRTPRFAQPGEEGQEGWFVFELKLLADVGLVGFPNAGKSTLLSVLSAAKPKIADYPFTTLVPQLGVVPYRDYFSFVMADIPGIIEGAHEGKGLGLRFLRHIERNSILLFLIPADLENPIHHYHVLLNELDLYNPSLLLKKRLIAVSKADLLDNFKRRKWQLELSEFNPVFISSRTGEGLMQLKDTLWKLLNE